A part of Caretta caretta isolate rCarCar2 chromosome 1, rCarCar1.hap1, whole genome shotgun sequence genomic DNA contains:
- the LOC125633357 gene encoding olfactory receptor 51G2-like, with protein MSAVNDTKFTPAVFLLTGIPGQEDVHLWISIPFCLMYLISIVGNSVILFIIKTDPSLHKPMYIFLSMLAISDLGLSIATIPTMLGIFLFNSREISFDACFAQLFFIHSLQCIESSVLLLMALDRFIAIRDPLRYASILTLPRIAKMGLVCVLRGVAVILPLTILLKQFQYCRANVLSHSYCLHQEVMKMACSDIRVNSIFGLFTKLVTMGLDLLLIFLSYVMILKTVLSITSHAQCLRALNTCISHLCVILLFYTPDISMVVMYRFWHSSSYLLQIVLSYISLLVPPLMNPVVYSVKSKHLRARIIRVFFK; from the coding sequence ATGTCAGCTGTCAATGACACCAAATTCACACCTGCAGTGTTCCTTCTCACCGGGATACCTGGACAGGAAGACGTCCATCTCTGGATCTCTATCCCCTTCTGCTTAATGTATCTTATTTCAATAgtaggaaattcagtcattctgttcattataaaaacagatccaagcctccataagcccatgtacattttcctttccatgttggccATTTCAGACCTTGGCTTATCCATAGCCACCATACCAACAATGCTGGGTATATTCTTGTTTAACTCTAGGGAGATCAGCTTTGATGCATGTTTTGCCCAGTTGTTCTTCATCCACTCCCTTCAATGCATTGAATCCTCCGTGCTCTTGTTGATGGCCTTGGACCGCTTCATTGCAATCCGTGACCCGCTGAGATATGCCTCCATCCTAACCCTGCCAAGAATAGCCAAGATGGGACTGGTGTGTGTTCTAAGGGGGGTGGCTGTAATACTCCCACTCACCATTCTCCTGAAACAGTTCCAGTATTGTCGAGCCAATGTCCTCTCCCATTCCTACTGCCTGCACCAGGAGGTCATGAAGATGGCTTGTTCAGATATCAGAGTCAACAGTATCTTTGGCTTGTTTACCAAACTCGTAACGATGGGCTTGGACTTGCTGCTCATCTTCCTCTCTTATGTGATGATCCTCAAAACAGTGCTGAGCATCACATCCCATGCTCAATGCCTCAGGGCTTTGAACACCTgtatctcccacctctgtgtcatCCTGCTCTTCTACACACCAGACATCAGCATGGTTGTGATGTACAGATTCTGGCATAGCTCTTCTTACTTGCTTCAGATTGTTCTGAGCTACATCTCCCTGCTGGTCCCGCCCCTGATGAACCCAGTCGTGTACAGCGTGAAAAGCAAACACCTTCGTGCACGGATAATCAGGGTGTTTTTCAAGTGA
- the LOC142072583 gene encoding uncharacterized protein LOC142072583, with the protein MDICPLLRGLHRPSLARLVISPRPSAPAAIPPPGDATQRVASERPSPAPTEGLPIPPPPSAPAAIPPPGDATQRVASERPSPAPTEGLPIPPPPSAPAAIPTPGDATQRVASERPSPAPTEGLPIPPPPFAPAAIPPPASPPVPLLPPPPWPSPPEPVCDHPPPVGPPGGSSASAQKLSLVQQMVHAAKARSDLTAEELADLVSVCPVTWQNDDRGNPVGTWTTLPYSVVREVKKAIREFGLTSTFVRGLIEGMGTGYSLIPEDWKTLLRMMLSPSQYVIWLSEYRQMAERQAQDRCGFQLGVCDRHLTNMAWHQGLSNPIPEFQLTLEETALPPELTTTGRKRRRCSVPNRPVIWGAGLARKRLPRYKPE; encoded by the exons ATGGACATCTGCCCCCTGTTGCGGGGTTTGCACAg gccctccctcgcgaggctggtgatctcgccacgcccgtccgctcctgcagccatcccccctcctggcgatgcgacacagcgtgtcgcctcggaaaggccctctccagcaccaacagaggggctgccgatcccgccgcccccatccgctcctgcagccatcccccctcctggcgatgcgacacagcgtgtcgcctcggaaaggccctctccagcaccaacagaggggctgccgatcccgccgcccccgtctgctcctgcagccatccccactcctggcgatgcgacacagcgtgtcgcctcagaaaggccctctccagcaccaacagaggggctgccgatcccgccgcccccgttcgctcctgcagccatccctccccctgcttcgcccccagtgcctctattaccaccgcctccctggccttccccaccggagccggtgtgtgatcaccctccccccgtggggccccccggagggtcatctgcatctgctcagaagctttcgctggtgcaacaaatggttcacgcagcgaaagctcgatcagatcttacagcggaggagctggctgatctggtctccgtttgcccggtgacctggcagaatgatgaccggggcaaccccgtgggcacctggaccactttgccatactcggtggttagagaggtaaagaaagcaattcgtgaatttggcctgactagcacctttgtgcgtggtctcattgaagggatgggtactgggtactccctaatccctgaggattggaaaacgctgctgcgcatgatgttgtcacccagtcagtatgttatttggcttagtgagtatcggcagatggcagaacgccaagctcag gaccgttgtgggttccagctcggtgtgtgcgaccggcacttaaccaacatggcgtggcaccagggactatcgaaccccataccggagtttcagctgaccttggaggagaccgcgttgccccccgagttgacaacgacgggacggaaacggaggaggtgtagtgtcccaaaccggcccgtgatatggggagca gggttggctcggaagcgcCTCCCCCGTTataagcccgaatga